In Candidatus Neomarinimicrobiota bacterium, a single window of DNA contains:
- the groL gene encoding chaperonin GroEL (60 kDa chaperone family; promotes refolding of misfolded polypeptides especially under stressful conditions; forms two stacked rings of heptamers to form a barrel-shaped 14mer; ends can be capped by GroES; misfolded proteins enter the barrel where they are refolded when GroES binds), whose protein sequence is MAKILVYGVDARRYLKSGVDKLAEAVKVTLGPKGRNVVLEKKFGAPTVTKDGVTVAKEIELEDPYENMGAQMVREVASKTSDVAGDGTTTATVLAQSIITEGLKNVTAGANPMDLKRGVDWAVTQVVESLKAQSREVGGKEEISQVGTISANGDATIGNSIADAMEKVGNDGVITVEEGKSTAIELEIVEGMQFDRGYLSPYFVTNPEDMEAQLEEAYILIHDKKISTMKDLLPILEKVAQSGKPLLVVAEDVEGEALATLVVNKIRGSLRVAAVKAPGFGDRRKAMLQDIAVLTGGTVISEEQGYKLENATLSYLGTAKRITIDKDNTTIVQGGGSSDDILTRINEIKVQIDKTTSDYDKEKLQERLAKLSGGVAVLNVGASTEVEMKEKKARVEDALHATRAAVEEGIIPGGGVALVRAIKAIDVTKLDNSDQKIGAEILKKALEMPLRQIAENSGHEGSVVFAQVRDHKDGDYGFDAQEERYGSMYKMGIIDPTKVTRIAVENAASVASLLITTEALVAEKKEEQKMPPMPPGGMGDMY, encoded by the coding sequence ATGGCAAAGATTCTAGTCTATGGTGTTGATGCCCGTCGGTACCTGAAGTCGGGTGTGGATAAGCTGGCTGAAGCGGTAAAAGTAACACTGGGTCCCAAGGGGCGTAACGTGGTGCTCGAGAAGAAATTTGGCGCTCCCACCGTTACTAAAGACGGTGTGACCGTTGCCAAGGAGATTGAGCTGGAGGACCCGTACGAGAACATGGGTGCCCAGATGGTGCGGGAGGTAGCCTCCAAGACTTCGGACGTGGCTGGTGACGGTACCACCACCGCCACTGTGCTGGCGCAGTCCATTATTACTGAAGGTCTGAAGAACGTCACTGCTGGAGCTAATCCCATGGACCTGAAGCGGGGTGTAGATTGGGCGGTTACCCAGGTGGTGGAGTCTCTGAAGGCGCAGAGCCGCGAGGTGGGTGGCAAGGAAGAGATCTCTCAAGTGGGCACGATTTCGGCGAACGGCGACGCCACCATTGGTAACAGCATTGCTGACGCGATGGAAAAGGTGGGCAATGATGGAGTCATCACGGTGGAAGAAGGCAAGTCGACCGCGATCGAGCTGGAGATTGTGGAAGGCATGCAGTTTGATCGAGGCTACCTGTCGCCTTACTTCGTCACCAACCCCGAAGATATGGAGGCCCAGCTGGAGGAAGCCTACATTCTGATCCATGACAAAAAGATCAGTACCATGAAGGATCTGCTGCCCATCCTGGAGAAGGTAGCCCAGTCCGGCAAGCCGCTCCTGGTAGTCGCCGAGGATGTGGAGGGAGAGGCCCTGGCCACCCTGGTGGTGAACAAGATTCGCGGTTCGCTGCGGGTGGCTGCTGTGAAAGCGCCGGGCTTTGGTGATCGCCGCAAGGCTATGCTTCAGGATATCGCGGTCCTGACTGGCGGCACTGTCATTTCGGAGGAGCAGGGTTATAAGCTGGAGAACGCCACCCTGTCCTATCTGGGTACGGCCAAGCGCATCACCATTGATAAGGACAACACAACTATTGTCCAGGGCGGCGGCAGCAGCGATGATATCCTGACCCGGATCAACGAGATCAAGGTCCAGATCGACAAGACCACTTCGGACTACGACAAGGAGAAGCTGCAGGAGCGTTTGGCCAAGCTCTCCGGTGGTGTAGCCGTATTGAACGTGGGCGCATCCACCGAGGTGGAGATGAAGGAGAAGAAGGCCCGGGTGGAAGATGCGCTTCACGCAACCCGCGCCGCCGTTGAGGAGGGGATCATCCCCGGAGGCGGGGTCGCGTTGGTGCGGGCGATCAAGGCCATCGACGTCACGAAGCTGGATAATAGCGATCAGAAGATCGGTGCGGAGATCTTGAAGAAGGCCCTGGAGATGCCCCTGCGCCAGATCGCGGAGAACTCCGGCCATGAAGGCTCGGTGGTATTCGCGCAGGTGCGCGATCACAAGGATGGCGACTACGGCTTTGACGCCCAGGAGGAGAGGTACGGCAGCATGTACAAGATGGGCATTATTGATCCGACCAAGGTGACCCGCATAGCGGTAGAGAACGCTGCCAGCGTAGCCAGCCTGCTGATCACCACCGAGGCGCTGGTGGCCGAGAAGAAGGAAGAGCAGAAGATGCCGCCGATGCCTCCGGGCGGCATGGGCGACATGTACTAA
- the groES gene encoding co-chaperone GroES has translation MNLKPLQDRVVIRPAEAEDVSKGGIILPDTAKEKPQQGEIVAVGPGKIADNGQLIKPQVKKGDKVLYGKYSGTEFTIEGVEYLIVRESDIYAIL, from the coding sequence ATGAACCTGAAACCTCTCCAGGATCGAGTGGTAATTAGGCCTGCGGAAGCGGAGGATGTCAGTAAGGGCGGCATTATTCTGCCCGATACCGCCAAGGAGAAGCCTCAGCAGGGCGAAATAGTGGCGGTTGGCCCCGGGAAAATTGCTGACAACGGTCAGCTAATCAAGCCCCAGGTCAAGAAGGGTGACAAGGTCCTGTACGGCAAGTACTCCGGGACCGAGTTCACCATTGAGGGAGTGGAATACCTCATTGTTCGTGAAAGCGATATTTACGCAATTCTCTAG